One stretch of Thermanaerosceptrum fracticalcis DNA includes these proteins:
- the panB gene encoding 3-methyl-2-oxobutanoate hydroxymethyltransferase, whose protein sequence is MAKKTIHDFNQMVANGEKIVYLTAYDYLTAKMQEKAGVDMILVGDSLGMVSLGYDTTFPVTMDDMIRHCQAVRRGAPNTFIVGDMPYMSYQASDEQAIANAGRFVKEALVDAIKLEGGGPMIASRIKAIQQAGILVMGHIGLTPQFMGQLGGYKAQGRTGQAALSLVQQAKLVEEAGAFSILVEGVPSAVGKAITERANIPILGIGAGPYTHGQLLIYADMVGFYDNFTPKFVKKYANVGEVLTNAFKEYAQDVREGKFPVDGEHTYKMKEEEVKEFLALLEKEK, encoded by the coding sequence ATGGCTAAAAAAACTATTCATGATTTTAATCAAATGGTGGCGAACGGGGAGAAAATCGTCTATCTCACTGCTTATGACTATTTGACAGCCAAAATGCAGGAGAAAGCCGGAGTAGACATGATACTGGTAGGTGACTCCCTGGGTATGGTAAGCCTGGGTTACGACACCACTTTCCCGGTGACAATGGATGACATGATTCGCCACTGCCAGGCTGTACGCCGTGGTGCGCCCAACACCTTCATTGTAGGGGATATGCCGTACATGTCTTATCAGGCCTCTGATGAACAGGCAATTGCCAATGCGGGACGGTTCGTTAAAGAAGCTCTGGTTGACGCCATCAAACTGGAAGGCGGCGGACCCATGATTGCCAGCCGCATCAAAGCTATCCAGCAGGCCGGAATCTTAGTTATGGGCCACATTGGTCTAACTCCCCAGTTCATGGGACAGTTGGGCGGTTATAAGGCCCAGGGCCGTACCGGTCAGGCGGCCTTAAGCCTGGTACAGCAAGCCAAACTCGTCGAAGAAGCGGGGGCATTCAGTATTCTGGTGGAAGGCGTACCTTCAGCTGTAGGTAAAGCTATTACCGAAAGAGCTAATATTCCCATATTAGGCATTGGAGCCGGTCCTTACACCCACGGACAGCTGCTCATTTATGCCGACATGGTAGGGTTCTATGATAATTTCACACCCAAGTTTGTTAAGAAGTATGCCAACGTAGGAGAAGTTCTCACCAACGCCTTTAAGGAATATGCCCAGGATGTACGGGAAGGCAAATTCCCAGTGGACGGGGAGCATACCTACAAGATGAAAGAGGAAGAGGTCAAAGAATTCTTAGCTCTCCTGGAAAAGGAAAAGTAA
- a CDS encoding hydrolase — protein MRILKENTAGVVIDMQEGLLPHIAGKEELTRNLIILIKGLKQCNIPMLVTQQYTKGLGTTVYPVKEALGEYTHIEKNSFSCCDEAVFKERIASLGKRIIIIAGIETHVCVLQTVIDLLEQNYFPVVIEDCVSSRKESDRRVALERMKQEGAIVSTYESILFELCRFAGTDTFKAISRLVK, from the coding sequence ATGCGGATACTAAAAGAGAATACGGCGGGGGTTGTCATTGACATGCAGGAAGGGCTCCTTCCCCATATAGCTGGAAAAGAAGAACTTACAAGAAATCTCATTATATTAATCAAGGGTTTAAAACAGTGCAATATTCCTATGCTGGTGACCCAGCAGTACACCAAAGGATTAGGAACTACGGTATATCCCGTCAAGGAAGCCCTAGGTGAATATACACACATAGAAAAAAATTCTTTCAGTTGTTGCGACGAAGCGGTTTTTAAAGAGCGTATCGCCAGCCTGGGCAAAAGAATTATCATTATTGCAGGGATAGAGACCCATGTCTGTGTATTACAGACGGTGATTGATTTGCTGGAGCAAAACTATTTTCCGGTTGTGATCGAGGATTGTGTCTCCTCCCGGAAAGAGAGTGACAGGAGAGTGGCTCTGGAAAGAATGAAGCAGGAAGGGGCCATTGTTTCCACTTATGAGTCTATCTTGTTTGAACTATGCCGTTTTGCGGGAACAGACACTTTCAAAGCTATATCCCGCCTGGTTAAATAA
- a CDS encoding YigZ family protein has product MNKRYRDATHNVFAYRLLDGQERCSDDGELSGTAGKQTFTFFNRKTGV; this is encoded by the coding sequence ATCAACAAGCGATACAGGGATGCTACCCATAATGTTTTTGCCTACCGCTTATTGGACGGACAGGAAAGGTGCAGCGATGATGGCGAACTAAGCGGTACAGCAGGAAAGCAGACTTTCACCTTTTTTAATCGTAAGACCGGCGTTTGA
- a CDS encoding CoB--CoM heterodisulfide reductase iron-sulfur subunit B family protein, producing MRYGFFPGCTLEAAAGEAMLATKKVAEILGIELLELEGWTCCGASHIQDIDHSLALAINARNISLAEKLGLPLLTVCNTCTLMLRKAKQQLDQDPKEKEKVNKVLKEAGLTYTGSSQVTHLLWALLKDYGLDKLKKKVKKPLKGLKVANFYGCHILRPPDIMGFENPLNPQSLELLAQALGAEAVDFGRKLDCCGFHAVFPAEKEVLKLTGLTCQSAREAGAHCLVTPCPLCQMQLDMYQPDSQKHFSEKITMPVLHLPQLVGLALGISPEELGLKRHIVDFNPVLTSLQLSK from the coding sequence ATGAGATACGGATTTTTTCCTGGTTGTACCCTGGAGGCTGCAGCCGGTGAGGCCATGCTGGCTACTAAGAAAGTGGCGGAAATACTGGGTATAGAACTTCTGGAGTTAGAAGGCTGGACCTGCTGCGGGGCCAGTCACATCCAAGATATAGACCATTCTTTAGCCCTGGCTATTAATGCCCGTAACATCTCTCTGGCCGAAAAATTAGGTCTCCCCCTCCTCACCGTCTGTAACACTTGTACCCTCATGCTGCGCAAGGCTAAACAGCAACTGGACCAGGACCCTAAAGAAAAAGAGAAAGTCAATAAGGTCTTGAAAGAAGCAGGACTCACTTATACCGGTTCTTCCCAGGTCACTCATCTTCTCTGGGCGCTCCTTAAGGATTACGGCTTGGATAAATTAAAGAAAAAAGTAAAAAAACCTTTGAAAGGCCTTAAAGTAGCCAATTTCTACGGCTGTCATATCTTGCGTCCCCCTGATATCATGGGTTTTGAAAACCCCTTAAATCCCCAGTCCCTGGAACTCCTGGCCCAGGCCCTGGGCGCTGAAGCAGTGGATTTTGGGCGTAAACTGGACTGCTGCGGTTTTCACGCCGTATTCCCCGCGGAAAAAGAAGTCCTGAAACTCACCGGCTTGACCTGTCAATCAGCCAGGGAAGCAGGAGCCCACTGCCTGGTCACCCCCTGCCCCCTCTGTCAAATGCAGTTAGATATGTATCAGCCTGACAGTCAAAAGCATTTCAGTGAGAAAATTACCATGCCTGTTCTTCATCTACCCCAGTTGGTGGGATTAGCCTTAGGTATCAGCCCGGAAGAACTGGGACTTAAACGGCATATTGTTGATTTTAACCCTGTCTTGACCAGCTTGCAGTTAAGTAAATAA
- a CDS encoding DUF1848 domain-containing protein, which yields MIISASRRTDIPAFFGDWFIKRIEEGFFYNINPFNPRQVKGYSLLPEDVDAIVFWTKNPQPFIKHLDYLDQRGYHYYFQYTLNDYPKIFEPHVPPVHERIETFVELSKRIGKGKVIWRYDPIVISSLTPVEYHLEKIAYISSCLKGQAQRAMISFLEFYSKVNNRLKKLETQYGIQFTDFTANEHRKELLELAEKFKEIAHKNGLQIFSCTETVDLDQIGIEPGSCIDGKLIQKLFGIQKRYRKDPNQRKECLCVESVDMGVYNTCQFQCSYCYANFSEKMVHNNLNKHFKDSSSLINRYTEDIIILKDKTPRVKSGQLSLFD from the coding sequence TTGATTATTAGCGCTAGTCGCCGGACAGATATTCCGGCCTTTTTTGGTGACTGGTTTATCAAAAGAATAGAAGAAGGATTTTTTTACAATATCAATCCCTTTAACCCCCGGCAGGTAAAGGGTTATAGTTTGTTACCCGAAGATGTGGATGCCATTGTTTTCTGGACGAAAAATCCCCAACCCTTTATCAAGCATCTGGACTATCTTGATCAAAGGGGCTATCACTATTATTTTCAATATACCCTAAACGATTACCCCAAGATTTTTGAGCCCCATGTTCCACCGGTTCACGAAAGAATAGAAACATTTGTAGAATTGAGCAAACGGATTGGTAAAGGAAAAGTCATTTGGCGGTATGATCCTATCGTGATCAGCTCTCTCACACCTGTGGAATACCACCTGGAGAAAATAGCTTATATTTCCTCGTGTTTAAAGGGGCAGGCCCAACGTGCAATGATCAGCTTTTTGGAGTTTTATAGTAAAGTAAACAATAGGCTTAAGAAACTTGAAACCCAATATGGCATACAGTTTACTGACTTTACTGCTAACGAGCATCGTAAGGAACTACTGGAACTGGCGGAAAAATTCAAAGAAATTGCCCATAAAAATGGTTTACAGATATTTTCGTGTACCGAGACTGTGGATTTAGATCAAATTGGTATTGAGCCTGGCAGTTGCATTGACGGAAAGCTCATACAGAAGCTGTTCGGCATTCAAAAAAGGTATCGAAAAGACCCAAACCAAAGGAAGGAATGTTTATGTGTGGAGTCCGTTGATATGGGTGTCTACAATACTTGTCAATTCCAATGCAGCTATTGCTATGCCAATTTTAGTGAGAAGATGGTTCATAACAACCTGAATAAGCATTTTAAAGATAGCTCTTCCTTAATTAATAGATATACTGAAGATATAATCATATTGAAAGATAAAACCCCAAGAGTTAAATCCGGGCAATTATCTTTATTCGATTAA
- a CDS encoding TraR/DksA C4-type zinc finger protein, which produces MCGECGDGAPEHKIRLKEGRKVCLDCAQEYPRGW; this is translated from the coding sequence ATCTGCGGAGAATGTGGGGACGGCGCGCCTGAACACAAGATAAGATTAAAGGAAGGCAGGAAAGTCTGCCTTGATTGTGCTCAGGAGTATCCGAGGGGATGGTGA
- a CDS encoding ABC transporter ATP-binding protein, producing MAKEIIIQIRDLIKSYSRKVAINGVNLDIYKSEIFGLLGPNGAGKSTLLSMMATVSKPTSGDIYIKDISLVKQAHLVKKLIGFVPQEIALYTKLSGIDNLKFWGQVYGLRGRVLQERIEYVLFVVALQDRIKDPVDHYSGGMKRRLNIAASLLHNPQILIMDEPTAGVDVESRRCILSAVKKLSEEGTTVIYTSHYLEEVDGICHRLAFLKEGRIETVGTMAELEGYFATSNKKTK from the coding sequence ATGGCAAAGGAAATAATTATCCAGATTAGAGATTTAATTAAAAGCTATAGTAGAAAAGTTGCCATTAACGGTGTAAACCTGGATATTTACAAAAGTGAGATTTTTGGTCTGTTGGGTCCTAATGGGGCGGGTAAATCCACTCTTTTATCGATGATGGCTACTGTTTCCAAACCTACAAGCGGAGACATCTATATAAAAGATATAAGTTTGGTTAAACAGGCTCACCTTGTCAAAAAGCTTATTGGCTTTGTACCTCAGGAAATAGCCCTTTACACAAAACTAAGCGGGATAGATAACCTTAAATTTTGGGGTCAGGTTTATGGCTTACGGGGAAGAGTACTGCAGGAACGTATTGAGTATGTCTTATTCGTTGTTGCCTTGCAAGACCGTATAAAAGATCCTGTAGACCATTATTCCGGCGGTATGAAACGACGGTTGAACATAGCCGCTTCACTGTTGCATAATCCCCAAATACTCATTATGGATGAGCCTACAGCAGGGGTAGATGTAGAATCCCGACGGTGTATTTTGTCTGCGGTGAAAAAATTAAGTGAAGAGGGAACTACTGTTATTTATACCAGTCACTATCTGGAAGAAGTAGACGGGATATGCCACAGGCTTGCCTTTTTAAAGGAAGGCCGGATAGAGACTGTTGGCACTATGGCTGAACTGGAAGGTTACTTCGCTACTTCAAATAAAAAAACTAAATAA
- a CDS encoding succinate dehydrogenase/fumarate reductase iron-sulfur subunit, producing the protein MDTITYRIKRFDGTKEWFQQYTFPYEKNKTLLWGLIKIRDEQDPTLNFTSACRHAICGSCGVRVNGNAVLACKTSLDELLEVYQTSVLTVEPLSNFPVVRDLVVDWDPKLERMKEVRPWLIVDEKKDCTRGFSQSEEEFHKISNPTDCILCGCCTSECTQHTTNSQGFYEPFIFTKSYRFTVDSRDGAPAQHLTPALEKGGLWKCVRCMQCITKCPKGVRPADHISGLRQESMNMGYTRNKGARHAYAFYDDVKNSGRLNEMTLPIKTEGFFNTLHRLPFALRLLKKGKINPLHIPKPVPGIEGVRKIYRLVRKGEAK; encoded by the coding sequence ATGGATACAATCACTTATCGCATTAAACGCTTTGACGGCACTAAAGAGTGGTTTCAGCAATATACCTTTCCTTACGAAAAAAACAAAACCCTCCTTTGGGGACTCATCAAAATCCGGGACGAACAGGACCCCACCCTTAACTTTACCTCCGCCTGCCGTCACGCCATCTGCGGGAGCTGTGGCGTGAGAGTCAATGGCAATGCTGTCCTGGCCTGCAAGACTTCTCTGGATGAACTTTTGGAAGTTTATCAAACTTCTGTCCTTACCGTCGAACCCCTTAGCAATTTCCCTGTGGTCCGTGACTTGGTTGTCGATTGGGACCCCAAGCTGGAGAGAATGAAAGAGGTTAGACCCTGGCTTATTGTCGATGAAAAAAAAGACTGTACTCGTGGGTTTAGCCAGTCGGAAGAAGAATTCCACAAAATTTCCAATCCTACAGACTGTATCCTCTGCGGCTGTTGCACTTCCGAATGTACCCAGCATACTACCAATTCCCAAGGTTTTTATGAGCCCTTCATTTTTACCAAGTCTTATCGTTTTACCGTGGATTCCCGGGATGGCGCTCCTGCCCAACACCTTACCCCTGCCCTGGAAAAGGGCGGCCTCTGGAAATGCGTGCGCTGCATGCAGTGTATTACCAAATGTCCCAAAGGTGTGAGACCTGCCGACCATATCAGCGGCCTCCGCCAGGAGAGCATGAACATGGGTTATACCCGGAACAAGGGGGCTCGTCATGCCTATGCCTTCTATGATGATGTAAAAAATTCCGGTCGTCTTAATGAAATGACCTTGCCCATCAAGACCGAAGGTTTCTTTAATACCCTCCATCGCCTTCCCTTTGCTCTGCGTCTCTTGAAAAAAGGTAAAATCAACCCTTTACACATTCCTAAACCGGTCCCAGGCATTGAAGGTGTCAGGAAAATCTACAGGCTGGTCCGAAAGGGGGAAGCTAAATGA
- a CDS encoding IS1096 element passenger TnpR family protein — protein sequence MQEAFRFNDDHLFAFFMDGKPWSRNAYWSKEDNHPPYVDNAVIGQLGLVRGKSFLYLFDFGDEWKFDV from the coding sequence ATACAGGAGGCATTTAGATTTAATGACGACCATCTTTTCGCCTTCTTCATGGATGGAAAACCTTGGTCGCGTAACGCTTACTGGAGCAAAGAGGACAACCATCCGCCGTATGTCGACAATGCGGTAATAGGGCAGCTTGGCCTCGTACGCGGGAAAAGTTTTTTGTACCTGTTCGACTTTGGCGACGAGTGGAAGTTTGATGTGTAG